DNA from Thermococcus argininiproducens:
TTACCCATGCCGTGTGGTGTTTGTCCAGTACTTGGGTTTGGCTGGTCGCCAGTCATTGCAGTGACGAGGTTATCAAGGATTACAATAAGGACATTAGAACGGTTGTATATGGCATTTGCTAACGCTGGCAGTCCAGTGTGGTAGAACGTTGAATCACCAATAGTGCCCACAATTATTTGCTTTTCTGGGCCTTGTTGCTCCTCGCTTAGGCTCCCATTTTGGGCTATGCTCAAACCATGAGCTATCCCTATTGAAGCACCCATAGCTACTGTAGTGTCCACTGTCTTGAGTGGCGGTAGAAGACCGAGAGTATAACATCCAATATCGCTTGGGTATATTGCTTTTCCGCCTGTTGCTTTCTTTATCGCGTAGAAGCTGTTTCTATGTGGACATGCTGGACAGAGTGAAGGTGGTCGTGGTGGGAGCAATGGTTTAACCTTCTCATATTTTTCATCGAGTTCCTCGAAGTTTATTGGTGTTTCAAGACCGAGGAATTCTGCTATAGCTGTTACAGCTCTTCTAGTGGTCATTTCATAGATTCTTGGGACAAGTTCTTTGCCCTTTATTTCTATGTTGAGCTTTTTATCAAAGGCCCATGTTTTCACTTGCTCTTCTACAACTGGTTCAAGTTCTTCGACTATTAATACCCTCTCTAACCCTTCAAAGAACTTCTCAAGGAGACCGTAAGGGACGGGAAATGGTGTTCCTAGTTTGAGGATCTTTACATCTTCGATTCCTAACCATGCTAGGGCCTCTTTTACATACGCATAGCTCAATCCTGGGGCTATTATGCCGACTTTAGCGTCTCCTTTGCCCTCTATCCAGTTGAATGGACAATTGTTTAATTCTTCTCTGATTTCCTCAATTTTCTCGAGGATTTGTGGATGGAACTTCCTTGCATTTGAAGGGACATCAACAAATCTACTTGAATCCTTCTTAAACTTGCCGAACTTTCTCTTTCCTTGTTTTATCTCCTCTGGAAGCTCTCCTAAAACTACATCTCCTCTTGCGTGGGAGGTTCTTGTAGTTGTTCTTAAAATCACAAAGTGTTTGAACTTTTCACTGAGTTCAAAAGCGTATTTTGTCATTTCTTTAGCCTCATTGGGACTTATTGGCTCAAGAACAGGGACATTTGCGAATTTGGCATAAACCCTAGTGTCTTGCTCGTTCTGAGAAGACCACATACTTGGATCATCAGCAACCATTATAACGAATCCACCTTCAACACCCATTCCAACAGCACTCATGAAAGTATCGGCAGCTACGTTTAATCCAACGTGCTTCATTGCTGTCATGGCTCTAAGGCCACTCCATGCTGCAGCTAGGGCCGTTTCAAAGGCTACTTTTTCGTTTGTAGAATATTCCATGTAAACACCTGCCTTTTTGCTTACAATTGCCATGGTGTCTGTAAGTTCGGAACTTGGAGTTCCAGGATAAGCAGCATAGACTGCTATGTTAGCTTCCAAGGCACCCCTGGCTATTGCTTGGTTTCCTAAAAGGAGAACTCTTTCTCCAGGCTTATCCCATAAGACTATATCACTAACCTTAGCCATTAATTACACCTCCAAATTTCTCTCTGCAAAAGCAGCCAAAGCATATGCTGCGGAACCAACATCTTCTGGTCTTTCATATGCTGGAATACCCTCCTTTTCTAGGAGTTCTCTAGCTTTCTCACTAACGTATCCAGCCATAAAGAGTGCTAAAACAGGTTTTCCATTGTTGACTTCCTTTACAGCTTTTACAATACCTTCTGCATGCTCTGTGGGGGTCATTCCAGCAAAAGTTGGAACAACACAAATTGCCACGAGCATATCAACATTATCGTCCTCTAAAAGAAGTTTAGCTGTTTTATAATAATCTTCTCCTCTTGCACTTGCTATCATGTCAACAGGATTTTTAACAGCTGCCATTGGGGGTAAAAATTCCCTAAGCTTTTCCATTGTTTCTTCTTTTAAATTGGCCAGCTTAAGTCCACGTTTATCGAGCTGATCAGCAGTTAGAACCCCGGGACCACCAGCGTTGGTCATTATTGCTACTTTCTTACCTTTTGGTAGAGGCTGAGTAAAGGCCCTTGCCATACTAAGTAGGTCATCTATGGTTTCAGCTACAAGAACTCCACTCTGCATAAAGGCAGCCTCGTAGATGGCATAACTTCCTGCAAGTGAACCAGTGTGGGAAGACGCTGCTCTTGCTCCACTCTCACTTTTTCCAGCTTTTAAGGCTATTATTGGTTTCTTTTTGCTCACTTTCTTTGCTATCTCCATAAATCGTTTCCCATTCTTTACTCCTTCAATATAAAGGGCTATTGCCTTGCTATTATTATCTTCGGCTAGATATTCCATCAAATCTGCGAAATCAACGTCAGCCATATTTCCAACGCTTATAAACTTTGAGAATCCGATATCTTCTTTGATAGTCTTGTAGACTATCCCAGCTCCTAAAGCACCACTCTGTGAAACAAAGGCCACACTTCCTTTTTTTGCATTCATGATAAATGTAGCATTCATGTTGCTGTGAGTGTCCATTACACCGACACAATTGGGCCCGATTATTCTCATTCCATATTTGTGTGCTATCTCTACGAGTTCTCTTTCTTCTCTTTTACCTTCTTCGCCCATTTCTCCAAAACCAGCCGTAATTATGATAGCTCCTTTAACACCTTTCTCGCCACAATCAATGAGTGCTTGTTTGACGAATCTCCTTGGGACAACTATAACTGCTAAATCAACGTTTTCTGGAATGTCTTTGACATTTTTGTAAGCTTTGACTCCCTGAACGGTTTCTTCTTTTATATTGATGGGATATACTTTCCCTCCATACCCCTTGAGATTCTTGAAGATCTCATAACCGAGCTTGAGTGGATCATTTGATGCTCCAAGCACTGCTATGCTTTTTGGAGTGAAGAAATAATCAAGCATTTTTACAATCACCGACTTTCCTATCGGTAAAAGTCTATATAAGCTTTCCGAGAAAGTGCAGTTAAGCAAGTTTGGGCACAAGAAAGCACAAATACATCTTTGATGAGCATAAAGGGACATGAATGCAGCTTACCTCTTTCTTTCTGAAACATTGTAATCCATAAGAATCGGGATGTTGAATTAGTACAATCTAGAAAGGCCTCAGCTAACCCTCTTTTCTTCATCTTATCAGAGTGGCTAACGTTCGTCATCGGCCAATTATTTTAAAGAAAAGGGAGTTAAAAGGTTTAGGATTTTGGATTTACTTTTTTGGATTTTCAAAGAGTTCGTGCTCTACAAGGGCGGTGATGTCATTGTGGATGTCTTCTACAGGAGCAAGGGCATTAATTATCCTTATCTCATTAAACTTCTCTGCAAGTTTCAAATAGTTCTCTCTGACTTTCTTTTGTAGTTCTACGATTTTATCGAATTCGGATCTTATGCTTCTTCCATTTATTCTCTTTATACTCTCCTTAACGGGCAAGTCTAGTAGTATAACTAGGTCAGCACGGGGAGCAAACCCATTCAAGTTAATAAGCCAATTTAAGTCCAGACCTCTTGCCCATTGATAAGCAAGGGATGAGTAGAAATATCTATCCGAAATAACAACTTTCCCGGCATTTAATGCAGGTTCTATGAGTTTTTTAACATGCTCTGCTCTGTCAGCAGCAAAAAGTAGAGCCTCAGCTTCTTTACTTATTCTAGCACCATCAATTATACCCTCTTTTCCTCCTGTTAATACCAAACGTCGAATCAACTTACCAAAGGCTGTGTCAGTTGGCTCTTTTGTAAGTACAACTTCATACCCTCTCTCTTCAAACCAGTTTGCAAGCATCTTAGCTTGTGTTGATTTTCCAGCGCCGTCTATGCCTTCTAGGACTATAAACATTCCCATGAGTGCACCTCCGACTGATTTCCCTATTAAAGGACTTTCTTCATGTGATCTAGTAGTCTCCACATACTTCCGAATTCTTTTTCTTCCCCATCCTTATGAAACTCTACATATCCATCAGGACGGAAACGAAGTCCAAAAGTGTAATCTCCTTTTTTAAGTTTTTGTAAATAAACTTCTTTTGGTTTAGGTGGTAAGTAGCTGGTCATCATATCATTAAGGAGCTCTGTTTCAAACCTTAAGTGTTCATTTAGCTGAGGAAATAAAAGCACTGCGGGAGTATTCATACAATCGATTAAGGCTTTTCCTTCTATAGTGAAGTTGTAGTGCTTGAAGATGTCTTGGAGAAAATCATCCAAGGCATTTGGGTAATAAACGGTAGCTCCGATATCATTAGGATGAGCCTCTATAAACTTCTTTGTCTTTAATAAAGCATTTATTTCGTCGGGGTCGAATCCACTAATCTCAACTCTCACTCCATTGTAGTAATAAATATATACAAGGGGTAGGCCACGTTTATGAGCAAAGTCTTTAAGAACTATGAGGGGAATCAGCCTTACATCCATTGTAGCTGAACCTGTACTAACTATTCCAACTACTAAGGCTCTTTTCCCGTACCTTGAAATTGCTCTTCCGTCTCTTCCTACTATTATAGTTCCTTGAGCGACTGTTCCAATGGCCCTTCCGAGCAGGGCAAGTTCTTCTGGATTGAATTCCTCAGACCTATAAATTTCCATCACAACCACCTCAATCAGGGAGTACTATACTTTCTTTTCCAATTCTTGATTCGGCCCAAATTTTTACATTGGCTCCAATCTTTGTGAATTCTTCAATCACAGAGTTATCGCCAACAACACTCCCACTTTCAATAATTACACCTTTTCCAATATGAACGTTTTCTCCTATGATTGCTTCATAAATCTCTGCTCCCTCTTCTATAGTCACATTTGAGAATATAACTGAACGTTCTATTTTAACGTTTCTCCCTATTTTAACATTATCTCCTAAAACTGCAAATCCTCTTACCTCTGGTCGTCTTATTTGACATCTTATTCCGCTGTAGAGCGGCCCACCATATTCTAGATTTCCCTTAAGCGATTCTGTTCTTACTTGGGAGAGCTTAAGTCTTCCTAGAAAAACGTCCGCTGTTGCTTGGAGGTAGCTTGATGGCCTTCCTACGTCGTTCCAGTATTCCTCAAAGGGAAACCCGTAAAGAGGGAGGTTTTCTTCCAGCATCTTTGGAAATAGATTCAGAGAAAAATCGAAGTTTTCTCCTTTGGGAACTGAATCAAAAGCTTCTGGTTCAAAAACGTAGATACCTGCATTTACCAAATTGCTAAAAGCCTCTTCAGGCTCAGGTTTTTCTTTGAATCTCAGTATTCTGTTATCAGAATCTACAATAGCAATTCCATATTGGCTGGGATCTTCAACACGAGATAAAGCAATGGTAGCCAGAGCCTTTTTTTTCTTATGATACTCATAAAGGGCATTTATGTTAATGTTGGTTAGCACGTCACTCGAGGCAACAATAAAAGTATCCTCTATTTTGTTTACAACTTTTTTTGTAGCACCTGCAGTTCCGAGTTTTATATTTTCTCCATTTGAATAATGTATTTCAACTCCGAAATCACTACCATCTCCGAAATAATTTGTGATCCGTTTTTTGAGGTAACCTACGAGTACGAAGATCTCTTCCACTCCAGCATTTGTTAGCGCTTTTACTACGTATTCCATCATGGATTTATTGAAAAATGGGATCATGGGTTTGGGGCGGTAAACTGTCAAAGGAAGCAGCCTTGTGCCTTTTCCGCCCGCTAAAATCACTGCTTGCATACTTTTTGCACCATAAGAATTGAGGAGTCCCAGTTAATATAATTTTTGGTACGTTATACCGCGATTTTTGAGAAACCTTTTTAATTTTCGAATGTAAAACTTTTACGGTGGTGTAAATGGACCCCATAGATTATCTAAAGGAAAAGCTTGAACCAGAACAGTTTGAAAAAATTAGAGCGATTGACAATCCTGAGCTTCACGAATTTTTAGCAAAATACATTAAGCTCTTAAATCCTGCAAAAGTCTTTGTTTGTACTGATTCAAAAGAAGATGAAGTGTACATAAGGAGAAAGGCTCTCGAATATGGGGAAGAAAATCCCCTTGTTATGGAAGGTCATACCGTTCACTACGATGGTTATTATGATCAGGCAAGGGACAAAGCTAGGACTAAAATATTGGTCCCTAAGGGTGTAGAGATACCTTTTATAAATACTATGAATAGAGAGGAGGGCCTTAGGGAAATACATGAGATAATGAAAGATATCGCAAAGGGTAAAGAGCTCTTTGTGTGTTTCTTTGTTCTTGGGCCTAAGAATTCAGTTTTTACCATTCCAGCGGTTCAACTTACAGATTCTGCTTATGTTGCTCATAGTGAGTTTATACTTTACAGAAAGGGTTATGAAGAGTTTAGGCGCTTGGGAAGGGAAGCTAAATTTCTAAAGTTTGTACACTCAGCAGGAGAACTCGATGAGAGGAAGACCAGTAAGAACATAGATAAAAGAAGGGTTTACATAGATCTTGAGGGTGAAACTGTTTATTCTGCAAATACACAATATGGTGGAAATACTATAGGCTTAAAGAAGCTTGCTTTTCGTTTAACGATAAAGAGGGCTGTTGAAGAAGGGTGGCTAAGTGAACATATGTTCTTAATGCGTGTAAATGGTCCTAATGGGAGAAAGACTTACTTTACTGGAGCATACCCATCAATGTGTGGTAAAACTTCAACCGCTATGATCTCATGGGAGAACATAGTGGGGGATGATTTAACATTCATAGTGGACATGAAAGGAGAAGCAAGAGGTGCAAACGTCGAGAAGGGTGTTTTTGGAATAATTCAGGGAGTTAATCAGGAAGATGACCCAATAATTTGGGAAGTTCTTCACTCACCAAACGAGATAATTTTCTCTAATGTACTTGTTAAAGATGGAAAACCTTACTGGAATGAAATGGGTATACCAATACCTGATGAAGGAGAAAATCATAGTGGTAAATGGTGGAGAGGAAAGAAAGACCCAGAGGGCAATGAGATCCCACCAAGTCACAAGAACGCTCGCTTTACTGTAAGCTTAGAAGCTTTTCCAAATGCTGATTTAGAAGCTTTGGAAGCTCCGTGTGGTGTTAGGGTTGGTGGCATGATCTTTGGAGGAAGGGATGCAGATACATGGCCTCCAGTAAGGGAGTCCTTTGATTGGGCTCATGGTGTCATAACAATGGGTGCTGCTTTGGAAAGTGAGACAACAGCAGCAACACTCGGGAAGGAAGGGGTTAGGGCATT
Protein-coding regions in this window:
- the iorA gene encoding indolepyruvate ferredoxin oxidoreductase subunit alpha → MAKVSDIVLWDKPGERVLLLGNQAIARGALEANIAVYAAYPGTPSSELTDTMAIVSKKAGVYMEYSTNEKVAFETALAAAWSGLRAMTAMKHVGLNVAADTFMSAVGMGVEGGFVIMVADDPSMWSSQNEQDTRVYAKFANVPVLEPISPNEAKEMTKYAFELSEKFKHFVILRTTTRTSHARGDVVLGELPEEIKQGKRKFGKFKKDSSRFVDVPSNARKFHPQILEKIEEIREELNNCPFNWIEGKGDAKVGIIAPGLSYAYVKEALAWLGIEDVKILKLGTPFPVPYGLLEKFFEGLERVLIVEELEPVVEEQVKTWAFDKKLNIEIKGKELVPRIYEMTTRRAVTAIAEFLGLETPINFEELDEKYEKVKPLLPPRPPSLCPACPHRNSFYAIKKATGGKAIYPSDIGCYTLGLLPPLKTVDTTVAMGASIGIAHGLSIAQNGSLSEEQQGPEKQIIVGTIGDSTFYHTGLPALANAIYNRSNVLIVILDNLVTAMTGDQPNPSTGQTPHGMGKRIPIEDVAKAMGADFVAVVDPYDIKATYETVKKALEVEGVSVIVSRQICALHRIGQMRRRGEKWPIYYVNEDKCTGCRICINAYGCPAIYWDEEKRQARVEPTMCWGCGGCAQVCPFGAFEPMKEGEQ
- a CDS encoding acetate--CoA ligase family protein — protein: MLDYFFTPKSIAVLGASNDPLKLGYEIFKNLKGYGGKVYPINIKEETVQGVKAYKNVKDIPENVDLAVIVVPRRFVKQALIDCGEKGVKGAIIITAGFGEMGEEGKREERELVEIAHKYGMRIIGPNCVGVMDTHSNMNATFIMNAKKGSVAFVSQSGALGAGIVYKTIKEDIGFSKFISVGNMADVDFADLMEYLAEDNNSKAIALYIEGVKNGKRFMEIAKKVSKKKPIIALKAGKSESGARAASSHTGSLAGSYAIYEAAFMQSGVLVAETIDDLLSMARAFTQPLPKGKKVAIMTNAGGPGVLTADQLDKRGLKLANLKEETMEKLREFLPPMAAVKNPVDMIASARGEDYYKTAKLLLEDDNVDMLVAICVVPTFAGMTPTEHAEGIVKAVKEVNNGKPVLALFMAGYVSEKARELLEKEGIPAYERPEDVGSAAYALAAFAERNLEV
- the tmk gene encoding dTMP kinase gives rise to the protein MGMFIVLEGIDGAGKSTQAKMLANWFEERGYEVVLTKEPTDTAFGKLIRRLVLTGGKEGIIDGARISKEAEALLFAADRAEHVKKLIEPALNAGKVVISDRYFYSSLAYQWARGLDLNWLINLNGFAPRADLVILLDLPVKESIKRINGRSIRSEFDKIVELQKKVRENYLKLAEKFNEIRIINALAPVEDIHNDITALVEHELFENPKK
- a CDS encoding phospho-sugar mutase, whose translation is MEIYRSEEFNPEELALLGRAIGTVAQGTIIVGRDGRAISRYGKRALVVGIVSTGSATMDVRLIPLIVLKDFAHKRGLPLVYIYYYNGVRVEISGFDPDEINALLKTKKFIEAHPNDIGATVYYPNALDDFLQDIFKHYNFTIEGKALIDCMNTPAVLLFPQLNEHLRFETELLNDMMTSYLPPKPKEVYLQKLKKGDYTFGLRFRPDGYVEFHKDGEEKEFGSMWRLLDHMKKVL
- a CDS encoding sugar phosphate nucleotidyltransferase — protein: MQAVILAGGKGTRLLPLTVYRPKPMIPFFNKSMMEYVVKALTNAGVEEIFVLVGYLKKRITNYFGDGSDFGVEIHYSNGENIKLGTAGATKKVVNKIEDTFIVASSDVLTNININALYEYHKKKKALATIALSRVEDPSQYGIAIVDSDNRILRFKEKPEPEEAFSNLVNAGIYVFEPEAFDSVPKGENFDFSLNLFPKMLEENLPLYGFPFEEYWNDVGRPSSYLQATADVFLGRLKLSQVRTESLKGNLEYGGPLYSGIRCQIRRPEVRGFAVLGDNVKIGRNVKIERSVIFSNVTIEEGAEIYEAIIGENVHIGKGVIIESGSVVGDNSVIEEFTKIGANVKIWAESRIGKESIVLPD
- a CDS encoding phosphoenolpyruvate carboxykinase (GTP), with translation MDPIDYLKEKLEPEQFEKIRAIDNPELHEFLAKYIKLLNPAKVFVCTDSKEDEVYIRRKALEYGEENPLVMEGHTVHYDGYYDQARDKARTKILVPKGVEIPFINTMNREEGLREIHEIMKDIAKGKELFVCFFVLGPKNSVFTIPAVQLTDSAYVAHSEFILYRKGYEEFRRLGREAKFLKFVHSAGELDERKTSKNIDKRRVYIDLEGETVYSANTQYGGNTIGLKKLAFRLTIKRAVEEGWLSEHMFLMRVNGPNGRKTYFTGAYPSMCGKTSTAMISWENIVGDDLTFIVDMKGEARGANVEKGVFGIIQGVNQEDDPIIWEVLHSPNEIIFSNVLVKDGKPYWNEMGIPIPDEGENHSGKWWRGKKDPEGNEIPPSHKNARFTVSLEAFPNADLEALEAPCGVRVGGMIFGGRDADTWPPVRESFDWAHGVITMGAALESETTAATLGKEGVRAFNPMAILDFLSVHIGDYLKNYLEFEKKLRVKPKIFAVNYFLRDKNGNWLNHKLDKAVWLKWMELRVHEDVDAIKTPVGYIPKYEDLKKLFKEVLNKEYRREDYERQFTIRVPEFLAKIERIEKIYKEIGNIPEDLFKILEEEKQRLLEAKEKYGDYISPFQFE